One stretch of Anolis carolinensis isolate JA03-04 chromosome 3, rAnoCar3.1.pri, whole genome shotgun sequence DNA includes these proteins:
- the LOC107983179 gene encoding inner centromere protein isoform X1, which yields MAVPKFKSERDMRDSRAQSRRPSHAEDINLRDILQEIQKLAERQEEHQREAQLKLDKQAYQQKELHQEMLEMKKEIKEDIGFLKREMEKSHRDINELKVENIKIIKSQGKLQKKLDGLEFKNEKLEKMQEKMELNEKEFQLRFRNIQEEANENLRKIIVKLVSDLLKQDPELIDNGIDQVYRIQTNFSRRNRAHRDVIIHFVKKRTRDEILMSNNRNPMYFKEKKIIVLKEFPQAILNRRRKYFFLTDELKRQKIRFRWERSEGIMVTWKGEKHWLTSEEKAKDFFQKLKQDKKENVPIPPSPPSVKRKKPKRARHISPKDSDLKVKLNPTASGTSDVGDDNEEESEEREDEDIESEEEDKMEEENVPRAPSGAEGTDYGPQE from the coding sequence ATGGCAGTCCCTAAATTTAAATCAGAAAGGGACATGAGGGACAGCAGAGCTCAATCAAGAAGACCATCACATGCGGAGGATATAAATCTGAGAGATATTTTACAAGAGATTCAAAAACTGGCGGAGAGACAGGAAGAGCATCAAAGAGAAGCTCAACTGAAATTAGATAAACAAGCCTACCAACAAAAGGAACTTCACCAAGAAATGCTTgagatgaaaaaagaaatcaagGAAGACATTGGATTTCTGaaaagggaaatggaaaaatcacaTAGGGACATTAATGAGCTGAAAGTAGagaacattaaaataattaaatcccAGGGGAAATTACAGAAAAAACTAGATGGGCTCgaattcaaaaatgaaaaattagaaaaaatgcaGGAGAAAATGGAACTGAATGAGAAAGAATTCCAATTACGTTTCCGAAATATTCAAGAGGAAGCCAATGAAAATTTAAGGAAAATAATTGTGAAATTGGTTTCAGACCTTCTCAAACAAGATCCAGAGTTAATAGACAATGGAATAGATCAAGTATATAGAATCCAGACAAATTTCTCCAGAAGAAATAGAGCCCACAGAGATGTAATtattcattttgtaaagaaaagGACCCGGGATGAAATCTTGATGTCCAACAACCGAAACCCAATGtattttaaggaaaaaaagataatagtattaaaagaattccctcaggcaatactaaatagaagaagaaaatatttctttttgacAGATGAGCTTAAAAGACAAAAAATCCGCTTTAGATGGGAAAGAAGCGAAGGGATAATGGTTACttggaagggagaaaagcacTGGCTGACTTCGGAGGAGAAGGCAAAGGACTTTTTTCAAAAGCTGAAGCAAGATAAGAAGGAAAATGTGCCTATACCACCAAGCCCTCCTTCagtgaaaagaaagaaaccaaagagAGCTAGGCATATATCACCTAAGGACTCTGATTTAAAGGTAAAACTAAATCCAACGGCATCGGGCACATCCGATGTGGGAGATGACAACGAAGAGGAATCAGAAGAAAGGGAAGATGAGGATATAGAGTCAGAAGAAGAAGacaaaatggaagaagaaaatgtaCCCCGGGCCCCAAGTGGTGCAGAAGGAACCGATTATGGT
- the LOC107983179 gene encoding inner centromere protein isoform X2, protein MAVPKFKSERDMRDSRAQSRRPSHAEDINLRDILQEIQKLAERQEEHQREAQLKLDKQAYQQKELHQEMLEMKKEIKEDIGFLKREMEKSHRDINELKVENIKIIKSQGKLQKKLDGLEFKNEKLEKMQEKMELNEKEFQLRFRNIQEEANENLRKIIVKLVSDLLKQDPELIDNGIDQVYRIQTNFSRRNRAHRDVIIHFVKKRTRDEILMSNNRNPMYFKEKKIIVLKEFPQAILNRRRKYFFLTDELKRQKIRFRWERSEGIMVTWKGEKHWLTSEEKAKDFFQKLKQDKKENVPIPPSPPSVKRKKPKRARHISPKDSDLKVKLNPTASGTSDVGDDNEEESEEREDEDIESEEEDKMEEENVPRAPSGAEGTDYGVE, encoded by the coding sequence ATGGCAGTCCCTAAATTTAAATCAGAAAGGGACATGAGGGACAGCAGAGCTCAATCAAGAAGACCATCACATGCGGAGGATATAAATCTGAGAGATATTTTACAAGAGATTCAAAAACTGGCGGAGAGACAGGAAGAGCATCAAAGAGAAGCTCAACTGAAATTAGATAAACAAGCCTACCAACAAAAGGAACTTCACCAAGAAATGCTTgagatgaaaaaagaaatcaagGAAGACATTGGATTTCTGaaaagggaaatggaaaaatcacaTAGGGACATTAATGAGCTGAAAGTAGagaacattaaaataattaaatcccAGGGGAAATTACAGAAAAAACTAGATGGGCTCgaattcaaaaatgaaaaattagaaaaaatgcaGGAGAAAATGGAACTGAATGAGAAAGAATTCCAATTACGTTTCCGAAATATTCAAGAGGAAGCCAATGAAAATTTAAGGAAAATAATTGTGAAATTGGTTTCAGACCTTCTCAAACAAGATCCAGAGTTAATAGACAATGGAATAGATCAAGTATATAGAATCCAGACAAATTTCTCCAGAAGAAATAGAGCCCACAGAGATGTAATtattcattttgtaaagaaaagGACCCGGGATGAAATCTTGATGTCCAACAACCGAAACCCAATGtattttaaggaaaaaaagataatagtattaaaagaattccctcaggcaatactaaatagaagaagaaaatatttctttttgacAGATGAGCTTAAAAGACAAAAAATCCGCTTTAGATGGGAAAGAAGCGAAGGGATAATGGTTACttggaagggagaaaagcacTGGCTGACTTCGGAGGAGAAGGCAAAGGACTTTTTTCAAAAGCTGAAGCAAGATAAGAAGGAAAATGTGCCTATACCACCAAGCCCTCCTTCagtgaaaagaaagaaaccaaagagAGCTAGGCATATATCACCTAAGGACTCTGATTTAAAGGTAAAACTAAATCCAACGGCATCGGGCACATCCGATGTGGGAGATGACAACGAAGAGGAATCAGAAGAAAGGGAAGATGAGGATATAGAGTCAGAAGAAGAAGacaaaatggaagaagaaaatgtaCCCCGGGCCCCAAGTGGTGCAGAAGGAACCGATTATGGTGTTGAGTGA